Proteins from one Caretta caretta isolate rCarCar2 chromosome 12, rCarCar1.hap1, whole genome shotgun sequence genomic window:
- the LOC125620577 gene encoding C-signal-like, translating to MAGFHVRSVLVTGSNRGIGLELIKHFIGKPNPPEVIFATCRDPEGARAQELKKLASKHPNVMILQLEATDSASIKSAAKKAEARLGGTGLNLLINNAGVMLPSTLESATPEDMLSVYNTNIVGPLLVTQAFLPLLKKAAQGSNQKGMSCSKAAIVNISTVLGSIEKTPETFSFVPVVSYRCSKAALNMLTKCQSMGYKQDGILCTALHPGWVKTELGNFQPNVQADLTVDESVSGLMKVICDLSEKHHGMLMSWEGNTLPW from the exons ATGGCAGGGTTTCATGTCCGTAGTGTCCTGGTGACTGGATCCAATCGAGGAATTGGTCTGGAGCTGATCAAGCATTTTATAGGGAAACCGAACCCACCTGAAGTGATCTTTGCCACCTGCCGGGACCCAGAGGGAGCGCGAGCGCAG gaattaaaaaaattGGCTTCCAAGCACCCAAACGTTATGATTCTGCAGCTAG AAGCTACAGACTCAGCGAGCATCAAGAGCGCTGCAAAGAAAGCTGAGGCCCGTCTGGGAGGAACTGGCCTAAATTTGCTGATAAATAATGCTGGCGTTATGCTACCAAGCACACTTGAGTCAGCCACTCCTGAAGATATGTTAAGTGTCTATAACACAAACATTGTTGGGCCGCTGTTAGTGACCCAG GCATTCCTGCCCTTGCTGAAGAAGGCTGCCCAGGGCAGCAACCAGAAAGGGATGAGCTGCAGCAAGGCGGCCATTGTCAACATCTCCACTGTTCTGGGATCCATTGAGAAAACTCCTGAAACGTTCTCCTTCGTGCCAGTAGTCTCCTACCGCTGCAGTAAG GCAGCGCTGAACATGCTCACAAAGTGCCAGTCGATGGGATACAAGCAAGACGGGATCCTGTGCACTGCGCTGCACCCGGGCTGGGTGAAAACCGAGCTGGGAAACTTTCAACCTAACGTGCAG GCAGACCTGACGGTGGACGAGAGCGTGAGCGGGCTTATGAAGGTGATTTGTGACCTCTCTGAGAAACACCATGGCATGCTGATGAGCTGGGAAGGAAACACCCTGCCCTGGTGA